A DNA window from Christiangramia salexigens contains the following coding sequences:
- a CDS encoding SusD/RagB family nutrient-binding outer membrane lipoprotein — MYKQIKQSVIKVFALALVLVSANSCETTELEILDNPNALAPNTADTDFYLNSIQVDLASYFEAITEEGMEVTRMLHMFGPLYSNAYLASQFDFPYSVAYADIIADARALRENAEAEELYTHIGISKVIEAYVMLSLVDYFGDVPYSEALDGVNFTNPNVDPGQEIYAAMEVLLDEAIADFGKDELALPTNDLYYNGNEDKWIALANTLKLKMYVQTRLVDNSVASKINAIVSSGNYIDETSEDFQFNYSSVDANPDSRHPIFARNFDVAADVADYMSNSYMYYMAFEKDLPDPRTRYYFYRQSATMTENDQEAECISQEAPSHYDLDDYPFCYAANFNGSGDPTAGYWGRDHGDNDGIPPDGGLRTAWGVYPVGGKFDANEGSAVSGRDIGLQGAGISPIMLASFTDFMLAESALTLGTTGDAREYLESGMRTSIQKVMSFGAPVADEDFVPTQDQIDAYVNQVLSNYDAAATEEAKLDIIVKQYFIALFGNGVEAYNTYRRTCNPTKLQPTLIIPNGGFIRSFLYPNELVEQNINVDQKADHRVPVFWDTNACD, encoded by the coding sequence ATGTATAAACAGATAAAACAATCAGTTATCAAGGTTTTCGCCTTAGCCCTTGTTCTGGTAAGTGCGAATTCCTGCGAAACCACGGAATTAGAGATTCTAGATAATCCGAATGCTCTGGCTCCAAATACTGCTGATACAGATTTCTACCTTAACAGCATTCAGGTAGATCTGGCATCTTATTTTGAAGCCATTACCGAAGAAGGTATGGAAGTAACTAGAATGCTTCACATGTTTGGACCGCTTTATAGCAACGCCTATTTAGCATCACAATTTGATTTCCCTTATTCGGTAGCATATGCAGATATCATTGCAGATGCCAGAGCCTTAAGAGAAAATGCAGAAGCAGAAGAGCTTTATACTCATATCGGTATTTCAAAAGTTATCGAAGCCTATGTAATGCTATCTTTAGTAGATTACTTTGGTGATGTACCTTATTCTGAAGCATTGGACGGTGTTAACTTCACTAATCCAAATGTAGATCCAGGACAAGAGATCTATGCAGCAATGGAAGTTTTATTAGATGAAGCTATTGCTGATTTTGGTAAAGATGAATTAGCATTACCAACAAACGACCTTTATTATAACGGAAACGAGGATAAATGGATCGCTTTAGCAAATACACTTAAATTAAAGATGTATGTGCAAACCAGATTGGTAGACAATAGTGTTGCATCTAAGATCAACGCGATTGTTAGCAGCGGTAATTATATCGATGAGACTTCTGAAGATTTCCAATTCAATTATTCTTCAGTAGACGCAAACCCAGACAGTAGACACCCAATATTTGCAAGAAACTTTGATGTTGCTGCAGATGTTGCAGACTATATGTCTAACTCTTACATGTATTACATGGCATTTGAGAAAGACCTTCCAGATCCAAGAACACGTTACTACTTCTACCGTCAGTCGGCTACTATGACTGAAAATGATCAGGAAGCAGAATGTATCAGTCAGGAAGCACCATCTCATTATGACCTTGACGACTATCCTTTCTGCTACGCAGCTAACTTCAATGGGTCTGGAGATCCAACTGCAGGTTACTGGGGTAGAGATCATGGAGATAATGACGGTATTCCACCAGACGGCGGTTTAAGAACTGCTTGGGGTGTATATCCTGTTGGAGGTAAATTTGATGCCAATGAAGGCTCTGCCGTATCAGGAAGAGACATTGGACTACAGGGAGCGGGTATTTCACCGATCATGCTGGCTTCATTTACTGATTTCATGTTAGCTGAATCTGCCCTTACTTTGGGAACTACTGGTGACGCAAGAGAATATCTTGAATCTGGAATGAGAACATCTATTCAGAAGGTAATGAGCTTTGGAGCTCCTGTAGCGGATGAAGACTTTGTTCCTACTCAGGATCAAATCGACGCATATGTAAACCAGGTATTATCTAATTATGATGCTGCAGCCACTGAAGAGGCTAAGCTTGATATCATTGTTAAGCAATACTTCATAGCCCTGTTTGGAAACGGTGTTGAAGCTTATAACACTTACAGAAGAACCTGTAACCCAACTAAACTTCAGCCAACACTAATTATTCCTAATGGTGGATTTATCAGATCATTCCTATATCCAAATGAATTAGTTGAGCAGAACATCAACGTAGATCAAAAAGCAGATCACAGAGTTCCTGTTTTCTGGGATACAAACGCATGTGATTAA